From one Enterobacter kobei genomic stretch:
- a CDS encoding cytochrome C assembly family protein: MPVFALIALIAYSISLALIIPGLLQKNSGWRRMAIVSAVIALVSHAVALEARIFPPGEGGQNLSLLNVGSLVSLMICTVMTIVASKNRGWLLLPIVYAFALINLAFAIFVPNEYITHLETTPGMMVHIGLSLFSYATLIIAAMYALQLAWIDYQLKNKRLAFSSEMPPLMSIERKMFHITQIGVVLLTLTLCTGLFYMHNLFSMENIDKAVLSIIAWFLYIVLLWGHYHEGWRGRRVVWFNVTGAGILTLAYFGSRVLQQLAG, from the coding sequence ATGCCCGTTTTTGCACTGATTGCACTCATTGCCTACTCCATCAGCCTGGCGCTGATTATTCCCGGTTTGCTGCAAAAAAACAGTGGATGGCGGCGCATGGCTATCGTCTCAGCCGTCATCGCATTAGTCAGTCACGCCGTTGCCCTTGAAGCGCGAATTTTCCCGCCGGGCGAAGGCGGTCAGAATCTGAGCCTGTTGAACGTCGGCTCGCTGGTCAGCCTGATGATTTGTACGGTGATGACCATCGTTGCCTCAAAAAATCGCGGCTGGCTGCTGCTGCCCATCGTCTATGCCTTTGCGCTGATCAACCTGGCCTTTGCCATTTTCGTTCCTAACGAATACATCACGCATCTGGAAACCACGCCCGGCATGATGGTGCATATCGGCCTGTCGCTGTTCTCTTATGCGACGCTGATCATTGCCGCCATGTACGCCCTGCAACTGGCGTGGATCGATTACCAGTTAAAAAACAAACGCCTCGCCTTTAGCAGCGAAATGCCGCCGCTGATGAGCATTGAGCGTAAAATGTTTCATATCACCCAGATCGGCGTCGTACTGCTGACCCTCACCCTGTGCACCGGGCTGTTCTACATGCACAACCTGTTCAGCATGGAAAATATCGACAAAGCCGTGCTGTCGATCATCGCCTGGTTCCTCTACATCGTGCTGCTGTGGGGCCATTATCATGAAGGCTGGCGCGGACGCCGCGTCGTCTGGTTCAACGTGACGGGCGCAGGTATTCTGACGCTCGCCTATTTCGGCAGCCGCGTTTTACAACAGCTAGCAGGCTAA
- the ffh gene encoding signal recognition particle protein — MFDNLTDRLSRTLRNISGRGRLTEENIKETLREVRMALLEADVALPVVRDFINRVKEKSVGQDVNKSLTPGQEFIKIVRGELVAAMGEENQVLNLAAQPPAVVLMAGLQGAGKTTSVGKLGKFLREKHKKKVLVVSADVYRPAAIKQLETLAEQVGVDFFPSDVAQKPLDIVNAALKEAKLKFYDVLLVDTAGRLHVDEAMMDEIKQVHAAIKPVETLFVVDAMTGQDAANTAKAFNEALPLTGVVLTKVDGDARGGAALSIRHITGKPIKFLGVGEKTEALEPFHPDRIASRILGMGDVLSLIEDIESKVDRAQAEKLATKLKKGDGFDLTDFLEQLRQMKNMGGMASLMGKLPGMGQIPDNVKSQMDDKVLVRMEAIINSMTLKERAKPEIIKGSRKRRIAAGCGMQVQDVNRLLKQFDDMQRMMKKMKKGGMAKMMRGMKGMMPPGFPGR, encoded by the coding sequence ATGTTTGATAATTTAACCGATCGTTTGTCGCGCACGTTGCGCAACATCAGTGGCCGTGGACGCCTCACCGAAGAAAACATCAAAGAAACGCTCCGCGAAGTGCGCATGGCGCTGCTCGAGGCGGACGTTGCCCTGCCGGTTGTACGCGATTTCATCAACCGCGTAAAAGAAAAATCGGTTGGCCAGGACGTGAATAAAAGCCTGACCCCCGGTCAGGAGTTCATCAAAATCGTGCGCGGCGAGCTGGTTGCGGCGATGGGTGAAGAAAACCAGGTGCTTAATCTGGCCGCCCAGCCGCCAGCTGTCGTGCTGATGGCGGGTCTGCAGGGTGCGGGTAAAACCACCAGCGTCGGTAAGCTGGGTAAATTCCTGCGTGAGAAGCACAAGAAGAAAGTGCTGGTGGTGTCGGCGGACGTGTATCGCCCGGCGGCGATCAAACAGCTGGAAACCCTGGCCGAACAGGTTGGCGTGGATTTCTTCCCGTCTGACGTGGCGCAGAAACCGCTGGACATCGTTAATGCGGCGCTGAAAGAAGCGAAGCTGAAATTCTACGATGTGCTGCTGGTGGATACCGCCGGTCGTCTGCACGTCGATGAAGCCATGATGGACGAAATCAAACAGGTTCACGCCGCCATTAAGCCGGTGGAAACGCTGTTTGTGGTCGATGCCATGACCGGTCAGGATGCCGCGAATACCGCGAAAGCCTTCAACGAAGCGCTGCCGCTGACCGGCGTGGTGCTGACCAAAGTGGACGGCGATGCCCGCGGCGGTGCGGCGCTCTCTATTCGTCACATCACCGGTAAGCCGATTAAATTCCTCGGCGTTGGCGAGAAAACCGAAGCGCTGGAGCCGTTCCACCCGGATCGTATCGCGTCACGTATTCTTGGCATGGGCGATGTGTTGTCGCTGATCGAAGATATCGAAAGCAAAGTTGATCGCGCGCAGGCTGAAAAGCTGGCGACCAAACTGAAAAAAGGCGACGGCTTCGATCTGACCGACTTCCTGGAGCAGCTGCGCCAGATGAAAAACATGGGCGGTATGGCGAGCCTGATGGGCAAACTGCCGGGCATGGGTCAGATCCCGGACAACGTCAAATCGCAAATGGACGACAAAGTGCTGGTGCGTATGGAAGCGATCATCAACTCGATGACGCTGAAAGAGCGCGCTAAGCCAGAAATCATCAAAGGTTCACGCAAACGCCGTATCGCGGCCGGTTGCGGGATGCAGGTACAGGATGTTAACCGTCTGCTGAAGCAGTTCGACGACATGCAGCGCATGATGAAGAAGATGAAGAAAGGCGGAATGGCGAAGATGATGCGCGGGATGAAGGGAATGATGCCCCCAGGCTTCCCTGGCAGATAA
- the rpsP gene encoding 30S ribosomal protein S16 codes for MVTIRLARHGAKKRPFYQVVVTDSRNARNGRFIERVGFFNPIASEKEEGVRLDLNRIEHWVGQGATISDRVSALIKEAKKAA; via the coding sequence ATGGTAACTATTCGTTTAGCACGTCACGGCGCGAAAAAGCGTCCGTTCTACCAGGTTGTTGTTACTGACAGCCGTAATGCACGTAACGGTCGCTTCATCGAGCGCGTTGGTTTCTTCAACCCGATCGCCAGCGAAAAAGAAGAAGGCGTTCGCCTGGATCTGAACCGCATCGAGCATTGGGTTGGCCAGGGCGCAACTATCTCTGATCGCGTTTCTGCGCTGATCAAAGAAGCTAAAAAAGCAGCTTAA
- the rimM gene encoding ribosome maturation factor RimM (Essential for efficient processing of 16S rRNA) — MSKQLTAKVPVEPVVLGKMGSSYGIRGWLRVFSSTEDAESIFDYQPWFIQKAGQWEQVQLEGWKHHNQDLIIKLKGVDDRDSANLLTNCEIMVDTSQLPALTDGDYYWKDLIGCQVVTTEGYALGKVIDMMETGSNDVLVIKANLKDAFGIKERLVPFLDGQVIKNVDLTTQTIEVDWDPGF; from the coding sequence ATGAGCAAGCAACTCACCGCAAAAGTCCCTGTTGAACCGGTAGTACTGGGCAAAATGGGTTCTTCCTACGGTATTCGTGGTTGGCTCAGAGTGTTTTCCTCCACCGAAGACGCCGAAAGCATTTTTGACTATCAGCCCTGGTTTATCCAGAAGGCGGGTCAGTGGGAGCAGGTACAGCTGGAAGGCTGGAAGCACCACAATCAGGATCTGATCATCAAGCTGAAAGGCGTTGACGATCGTGATAGCGCGAATCTACTGACTAATTGCGAAATTATGGTAGATACCTCGCAGTTGCCGGCCCTTACCGATGGCGACTACTACTGGAAAGACCTTATTGGCTGCCAGGTAGTGACCACCGAAGGGTACGCGCTGGGTAAAGTCATCGATATGATGGAAACCGGCTCGAATGACGTTCTCGTCATCAAGGCAAACCTGAAAGATGCATTTGGTATCAAGGAGCGGCTGGTTCCGTTCCTCGATGGGCAGGTTATCAAGAATGTCGATCTCACTACTCAAACCATTGAAGTAGATTGGGATCCTGGTTTTTAA